A genome region from Scleropages formosus chromosome 6, fSclFor1.1, whole genome shotgun sequence includes the following:
- the LOC108922660 gene encoding serine/threonine-protein phosphatase 6 catalytic subunit, whose product MAPLDLDKYVEIAKQCKYLPENDLKRLCDYVCDLLLEESNVQPVSTPVTVCGDIHGQFYDLCELFRTGGQVPDTNYIFMGDFVDRGYYSLETFTYLLALKAKWPDRITLLRGNHESRQITQVYGFYDECQTKYGNANAWRYCTKVFDMLTVAALIDEQILCVHGGLSPDIKTLDQIRTIERNQEIPHKGAFCDLVWSDPEDVDTWAISPRGAGWLFGAKVTNEFVHINNLKLICRAHQLVHEGYKFMFDEKLVTVWSAPNYCYRCGNIASIMVFKDANTREPKLFRAVPDSERVIPPRTTTPYFL is encoded by the exons ATGGCGCCGTTGGATTTGGACAAGTATGTGGAAATTGCGAAGCAGTGCAAATACCTTCCCGAAAACGACTTGAAG AGACTGTGCGATTATGTGTGTGACCTGTTGCTGGAGGAGTCCAACGTCCAGCCTGTGTCCACCCCTGTCACAGTATGTGGGGACATTCACGGCCAG TTTTACGACCTGTGTGAACTCTTCAGAACCGGGGGCCAGGTTCCCGACACCAACTACATTTTCATG GGTGATTTCGTGGACCGGGGCTACTACAGCCTGGAGACCTTCACGTACCTCCTAGCGTTAAAAGCGAAGTGGCCGGATCGCATTACGTTGCTGCGGGGGAACCACGAAAGCCGACAGATCACACAGGTGTATGGGTTTTATG ATGAGTGCCAGACGAAATACGGGAACGCAAATGCCTGGCGGTACTGTACGAAAGTGTTTGACATGCTGACAGTAGCTGCT TTGATTGATGAGCAGATCCTGTGCGTGCACGGCGGACTCTCCCCAGACATCAAGACCCTGGACCAGATCCGCACGATCGAGCGTAACCAGGAGATCCCCCACAAGGGGGCTTTCTGTGACCTGGTGTGGTCAGACCCTGAGGATGTGGACACATGGGCCATCAGTCCAAGAGGTGCCGGTTGGCTCTTTGGTGCCAAAGTCACAAATGAG TTTGTCCATATCAACAACCTAAAGCTGATTTGCCGGGCGCACCAGCTTGTCCACGAGGGCTACAAGTTCATGTTTGACGAGAAGCTGGTGACAGTATGGTCAGCACCCAACTACTGCTACCGCTGCGGGAACATCGCATCCATCATGGTGTTCAAGGATGCGAACACACGGGAGCCCAAGCTGTTCCGTGCTGTGCCGGACTCAGAGCGGGTCATTCCCCCTAGAACGACAACGCCCTACTTCCTCTGA